One Cupriavidus taiwanensis LMG 19424 DNA segment encodes these proteins:
- a CDS encoding FAD-binding oxidoreductase has translation MTAELPTPDTTLRAMQAIVGANACRSGDADTQAYVTDYRGIYRGQAQVVVLPASTEEVSRVLQWCHAQRVPVVPQGGNTSLMGGAVPDDSGTAVVVNLSRMNRVLAIDPVNDTMTVQAGVTLSAARSAAEAEQRLFPLRIGSEGSCQIGGNLSTNAGGTAVLRYGNMRDLVLGLEVVLPDGRIYSSLRGLRKDNTGYDLKQLFVGAEGTLGIITGAVLKLMPQPRSSAVAFVAVPDPAAAVALLGEAKRLSGQAVTAFELISRPALDLVLEYLGNIASPLQERHDWMVLVELTSGTDAESLNATLMEILESGFSQGLVLDAAVAASLSDAQTFWRIREEISDAQTRTGGSIKCDVSVPLSRIAAFVEEASARVLELVPDARMVIYGHMGDGNVHFNPLRPKDQPARDFLTQWYEPVSALVDGMAHAENGSISAEHGIGVAKRDDLTRYKSQVELELMWQVKQALDPLNLLNPGKVLPAPGR, from the coding sequence ATGACCGCCGAGCTACCCACCCCAGACACCACCTTGCGCGCGATGCAGGCCATCGTCGGCGCCAACGCCTGCCGCAGTGGCGACGCCGATACGCAGGCCTACGTCACAGACTACCGCGGCATCTATCGCGGCCAGGCGCAGGTGGTGGTGCTGCCGGCTTCGACGGAAGAAGTCAGCCGCGTGCTGCAGTGGTGCCATGCGCAGCGCGTGCCGGTGGTGCCGCAGGGCGGCAATACCTCTTTGATGGGTGGCGCCGTGCCGGATGACAGCGGCACCGCCGTGGTCGTCAACCTGAGCCGCATGAACCGCGTACTGGCCATCGACCCGGTCAACGACACCATGACCGTGCAGGCCGGCGTTACGCTGAGCGCGGCTCGCAGCGCCGCCGAGGCGGAACAGCGCCTGTTCCCGCTGCGCATCGGCTCGGAAGGCTCGTGCCAGATCGGCGGCAACCTGTCGACCAATGCCGGCGGCACCGCGGTGCTGCGGTACGGCAATATGCGCGACCTGGTGCTGGGCCTCGAGGTGGTGCTGCCCGATGGCCGCATCTACTCGTCGCTGCGCGGACTGCGCAAGGACAACACCGGTTACGACCTGAAGCAACTGTTCGTCGGCGCGGAAGGCACGCTCGGCATCATTACCGGCGCCGTGCTCAAGCTGATGCCCCAGCCGCGCAGCAGCGCCGTGGCCTTTGTCGCCGTGCCGGATCCCGCCGCCGCCGTGGCCTTGCTCGGCGAAGCCAAGCGCCTGTCCGGCCAGGCCGTGACCGCATTCGAGCTGATCTCGCGGCCCGCGCTGGACCTTGTGCTGGAATACCTCGGCAACATTGCGTCGCCCCTGCAGGAGCGGCACGACTGGATGGTGCTGGTCGAGCTGACTTCCGGCACCGACGCCGAAAGCCTCAATGCCACGCTGATGGAGATCCTCGAATCCGGCTTCAGCCAAGGCCTGGTGCTGGACGCCGCCGTGGCCGCCAGCCTGTCCGACGCACAGACCTTCTGGCGTATCCGCGAAGAGATTTCCGACGCCCAGACCCGCACCGGCGGCAGCATCAAATGCGATGTCTCGGTGCCGCTGTCGCGTATCGCCGCGTTCGTGGAAGAGGCATCGGCCAGAGTGTTGGAGCTGGTGCCCGATGCCCGCATGGTGATCTACGGCCATATGGGCGACGGCAACGTCCACTTCAATCCGCTGCGGCCGAAAGACCAGCCCGCCCGGGACTTCCTGACGCAATGGTATGAACCGGTCTCCGCGCTGGTTGACGGCATGGCCCACGCGGAAAACGGCTCGATCTCCGCCGAGCACGGCATCGGCGTGGCCAAGCGCGACGACCTGACGCGCTACAAGTCGCAGGTCGAACTGGAACTGATGTGGCAGGTGAAGCAGGCACTGGATCCGCTCAACCTGCTCAATCCGGGCAAGGTGCTGCCCGCGCCGGGGCGCTAG
- a CDS encoding MBL fold metallo-hydrolase: MTAQSPDIALAAASISIEKPELDYPCGDAPEPGRAREVAPGVLWLRMPMPLGLNHINLWAIRDGSGWAAVDAGLQTPETAQAWRALFAGGGALEGGLTRLFVTHMHPDHIGMAGWLTGKFDCQLWMTRLEYLMCRVLAADTGRAAPDDAIAFYRKAGWDDEAIEVYRTRFGGFGKYVHALPESFRRLSDGDTVRIGAHDWQVIVGTGHSPEHACLYCPALKLLVSGDQVLPRISSNVSVFPTEPDADPMADWLASLDKVRAAVPDDVLVLPAHNEPFRGLHARIDYLRASQMQALDRLRGALAEPRRAVDVFGELFSRPITGSGGLLGMATGESIAHLNYLLARGEAVREVGAGGCYWYRMR, from the coding sequence ATGACCGCCCAATCTCCCGACATCGCGCTCGCAGCTGCCTCCATCTCCATCGAAAAGCCCGAACTCGACTACCCCTGCGGCGATGCCCCCGAACCTGGTCGTGCGCGGGAAGTCGCACCCGGCGTACTGTGGCTGCGCATGCCGATGCCGCTGGGGCTCAACCATATCAACCTGTGGGCCATCCGCGACGGCAGCGGCTGGGCCGCGGTCGATGCCGGCCTGCAGACCCCGGAAACCGCGCAGGCCTGGCGCGCGCTGTTTGCCGGTGGCGGCGCGCTGGAAGGCGGCCTGACCCGCCTGTTCGTGACGCATATGCATCCGGACCACATCGGCATGGCCGGATGGCTCACCGGCAAGTTCGACTGCCAGCTCTGGATGACCCGGCTCGAATACCTGATGTGCCGCGTGCTCGCCGCCGACACCGGCCGCGCCGCGCCTGACGACGCCATCGCGTTCTATCGCAAGGCCGGCTGGGATGACGAGGCGATCGAGGTGTACCGCACCCGCTTCGGCGGCTTCGGCAAGTACGTGCATGCCTTGCCCGAGAGCTTCCGCCGGCTGTCCGACGGCGATACCGTCCGCATCGGCGCCCACGACTGGCAAGTCATCGTCGGCACCGGCCACTCCCCCGAACATGCCTGCCTGTACTGCCCCGCATTGAAGCTGCTGGTATCCGGCGACCAGGTGCTGCCGCGCATCTCGTCCAACGTATCCGTGTTCCCCACCGAGCCCGACGCCGACCCGATGGCCGACTGGCTGGCCTCGCTCGACAAGGTCCGCGCCGCCGTGCCAGACGATGTGCTGGTGCTGCCGGCGCACAACGAACCGTTCCGCGGTCTGCACGCACGGATCGACTATCTGCGCGCCAGCCAGATGCAGGCGCTGGACCGCCTGCGCGGCGCGCTGGCCGAACCCCGGCGGGCGGTGGATGTGTTTGGGGAATTGTTCTCGCGGCCGATTACGGGGAGTGGCGGGCTGCTGGGGATGGCGACGGGGGAGAGCATTGCGCATCTGAACTACTTGCTGGCGCGGGGGGAGGCGGTGCGGGAGGTGGGGGCGGGCGGATGCTACTGGTATCGGATGCGTTGA